One region of Camelina sativa cultivar DH55 chromosome 6, Cs, whole genome shotgun sequence genomic DNA includes:
- the LOC104699114 gene encoding uncharacterized protein LOC104699114: MGDSNPPQRSKDLGSPSIQCPMLTSTNYTVWSMRMKITLRVSEVWDTIEPGSADVKMNDVAIALLFQSIPETLILQIGEQNSAKNLWEAIKSRHQGADRSVDEYVGKRSGLAAQSASLGEAIDDTKLVKKFLSEEEVLVEAEARPRCPDKPLQHHETNLNETQEAEALYVHEVVFLNEDKVFPDNYDTNTASVWYLDNGASNHMTGNKEFFSSLDENIKGRVKFGDGSYVNIIGKCSIVFVTKSGERRALKEIYYIPDLKHNIISLGQATENGCEVKMKGNKLTLSDSHEQLLVQVVRSPNRLYKTPLEISFQKCLSIQEEEATWTWHARLGHISVGVMNNMVRKDMVVGMPQVLREMNEKSEAFDRFKRFKEFVEKQTGKDIKTFRTDRGGEFTSTEFNRFCEENGVSRHLTAPYTPQQNGVIERRNRTLMEMTRSLLKAMKVPNDMWGEAVRDSTYLINRVPTKALQGQTPYESLWSKKPNIEHLRVFGCVAHVKITGPHLKKLDDRSRSVINLGT, from the exons ATGGGAGACAGCAATCCACCACAACGATCCAAAGACCTTGGGTCACCTTCGATCCAGTGTCCGATGTTAACATCGACAAACTACACAGTTTGGTCGATGCGTATGAAGATCACGCTACGGGTCAGCGAAGTATGGGACACAATAGAGCCAGGCTCCGCCGACGTGAAGATGAACGATGTGGCGATTGCTCTGTTGTTCCAGTCGATTCCAGAGACGTTGATTTTGCAGATTGGAGAGCAAAATTCAGCGAAGAACCTATGGGAAGCTATCAAGTCTCGTCACCAGGGAGCAGACCGG TCGGTAGATGAGTATGTAGGGAAGAGGTCAGGACTTGCTGCTCAATCAGCCTCCCTAGGAGAAGCAATCGATGACACAAAACTTGTGAAGAAGTTTTTATCGGAAGAGGAAGTTTTGGTAGAGGCAGAGGCGAGGCCGAG ATGCCCCGATAAGCCTCTGCAACACCATGAAACAAACCTAAACGAGACTCAAGAAGCTGAAGCCCTCTACGTTCATGAAGTGGTGTTCTTGAACGAAGATAAAGTGTTTCCTGATAACTACGATACTAACACCGCAAGTGTTTGGTATCTCGACAACGGCGCAAGCAACCATATGACGggaaacaaagagtttttcTCAAGTTTAGATGAAAACATCAAGGGGCGAGTAAAGTTTGGTGATGGGTCGTATGTAAACATTATCGGGAAATGTTCAATTGTCTTTGTGACCAAGTCGGGTGAAAGAAGAGCTCTCaaagaaatatattacataCCGGATTTAAAACACAACATCATCAGCCTTGGACAAGCAACAGAGAATGGTTGTGAAGTAAAGATGAAGGGAAACAAGTTGACCTTAAGTGATTCGCACGAACAACTACTAGTTCAAGTTGTAAGGTCGCCAAACCGCCTCTACAAAACGCCGCTGGAGATCAGCTTTCAGAAGTGTCTCTcaattcaagaagaagaagctacatGGACTTGGCATGCGAGGCTAGGTCACATCAGTGTTGGTGTCATGAACAATATGGTGAGAAAAGATATGGTCGTGGGAATGCCACAAGTATTACGTGAGATGAAC gagaagagtgaagcGTTTGATCGGTTCAAAAGGTTTAAAGAATTTGTGGAGAAACAAACCGGCAAGGACATTAAAACCTTTCGCAccgatagaggaggagagttcacTTCTACTGAATTCAATCGATTTTGCGAAGAGAATGGAGTTTCTAGGCACTTAACCGCACCATATacgccacaacaaaatggtgtgattgagagaagaaatcgCACATTAATGGAGATGACCAGAAGCTTACTTAAAGCAATGAAGGTTCCGAATGATATGTGGGGAGAAGCCGTACGTGATTCAACGTATCTTATCAACCGAGTTCCAACAAAGGCATTACAAGGTCAAACACCGTATGAGAGCTTATGGTCCAAGAAACCCAATATCGAGCACTTAAGGGTTTTTGGATGTGTAGCTCACGTCAAGATCACCGGACCACATTTAAAGAAGCTAGATGATCGGTCAAGAAGTGTGATCAATCTCGGAACATAA